In Vigna angularis cultivar LongXiaoDou No.4 chromosome 8, ASM1680809v1, whole genome shotgun sequence, one DNA window encodes the following:
- the LOC108345151 gene encoding uncharacterized protein LOC108345151, whose amino-acid sequence MKRLSSPVTGSLSFTVQLAPNSVTACSSEVHVCAEWWQSVQHSSNGLLYRSTKEFDFESVAEMFAVKKASEALNLSKEGRLKKEPEVLLSWELEKNMELKEIFDIKLPPKDVGNALQLLGFGECSERLLISRKEELKPFLKN is encoded by the exons ATGAAGAGACTGTCTTCTCCGGTCACAGGTTCTTTATCCTTCACCGTTCAACTCGCTCCCAACTCGGTCACTGCTTGCTCATCTGAGGTTCATGTTTGTGCCGAATGGTGGCAATCCGTTCAGCATAGTTCCAATG GTCTCCTATATCGAAGTACCAAGGAATTTGATTTTGAGTCAGTTGCAGAAATGTTTGCAGTTAAGAAGGCTTCAGAAGCATTAAATCTATCAAAGGAAGGTAGACTGAAAAAG GAGCCTGAAGTACTTCTCTCATGGGAACTTGAAAAAAACATGgagttaaaagaaatatttgacATCAAGTTACCACCCAAAGATGTTGGGAATGCCTTGCAGCTTTTAGGGTTTGGAGAGTGTTCGGAAAG GCTCTTGATCTCAAGGAAGGAGGAGCTGAAGCCATTTTTGAAGAATTGA